The genomic window CTTTTACCTGGAATAGGTCAAGCCGTTTCGATCTCGAGTGGCAAGGGTCGAGTTTATTAAGCGAATCGACCAACTCCGAGCCGTGTCCGCAAAAGAGATTGTCAAATAGTGTTCCTGGACCACTGAGTATTTGAAAGACAAAGTCAAGAATTGTGCGAGCGGTTAAGAACTGATCGAACTTGAGGTGAGCGTAGAACAGCAGTGCGCATATTCGATCTTGAACTTCTGGCACGCAAAGTAATTTGAAATTCTGGTGCAGCCTCGTGTTCGGGTCTGACTTCAAGAATTCGGCGTAGATTGGATTCGATTCTGATTCATCGCAGATCCTTCCAAGAAGTGGCCCGATGAATGGAGCCTCAATCTGCTTCCCGTTCAAAGCAAATTTTGGATAGGATTCAAAGTTGATGAAATCGAACTGCGATTCTGTTGAGGGGTGTCCCTTCAAAAAATTGGAGATAGCGTTCTTGATGTCGCCGTGTTCCTCCGCTCCGTCAGCTTCGTAGTTGCCGAGCATCCCAATGTTGATGCCAACAACCAGTGGACGTTCAGCGGCCTTGTACTCTCGGAATCGATCGTCCAAGGTCTGGATAGCGTTTTTACCGGGATCGAAGCTATGGGTTGCGTCTAAGTGAAAATCAAAAGCAGAGGCGTACTTCTCGTGAATTCGCCGAAAAACCTCTGATTTTCCATCTCCACTAGAACCGCATAGAAACAGGATCCTCTTCACGCTTGAATCGTCCAATGCTGTGGTCAGCGCCTTCTCAACAGGCGTGCGGACGTAGAGATACTTTTTCAGCTTTGCTGCTTCTTTACTCGCCGATCCAAGGGTCGTGACTGCCTGTGCAGATCCCTTGGAGAGCATCTCGATTGTTTGCACAAATGACATTGGTGATCTCCTGGTCCCTCGAATGACCAATTGGCAAAACACGTCGAAAGGCTATTATCATTAGCATACGAACTCCTGGAGTGCTGGAGTGCTGGAGTGCTGGAGTGCTGGAGTGCTGGAACGCCCCTCTCGAATCGTGATTTGCTCGCCATGATTGTTGCGTAGGGCGATTCGTGAAACAAGCAGGCTAGTTTGGAAAGCCAAGTCGTGCGTTTCGCCCCAGGAATTTCGAGCTCGCGACATGGTGCCGGCGTACTGTTTTTTCTTCGGGTGTAATGGAATTCGGCATCAAACGTCATCGAGCGGCGATTCGCCGGCGCGAATATTCGTTGCCCGTGAAGTGCTTGCTCCGCGATAACCTGCTCAATGAGGATCGCCCGTTATTTGACTATGGGTGCGGGCACGGCGATGATCTGTTTGGATTGTGTGCGGAAGGCTTTGTTTGTAGCGGATTCGATCCCGCGTTTAGACCTGATTCGCCAAAGTCTCCTGCGGCGGTGGTAAAC from Roseimaritima ulvae includes these protein-coding regions:
- the dptF gene encoding DNA phosphorothioation-dependent restriction protein DptF — encoded protein: MSFVQTIEMLSKGSAQAVTTLGSASKEAAKLKKYLYVRTPVEKALTTALDDSSVKRILFLCGSSGDGKSEVFRRIHEKYASAFDFHLDATHSFDPGKNAIQTLDDRFREYKAAERPLVVGINIGMLGNYEADGAEEHGDIKNAISNFLKGHPSTESQFDFINFESYPKFALNGKQIEAPFIGPLLGRICDESESNPIYAEFLKSDPNTRLHQNFKLLCVPEVQDRICALLFYAHLKFDQFLTARTILDFVFQILSGPGTLFDNLFCGHGSELVDSLNKLDPCHSRSKRLDLFQVKASLGLYEEDFKEFRTAAEKEFGLTVKEPRTWVRLFYIMQEVEFSNNYHHRFREDLKRDLFDKYREFWQLHRDYQGSDKAQKNALRSFYKDTLVSAVTRFANRFAPEIRRDRFLLGKPNGYALSATATMQPDLSKLENIAPSQLRFFEACLRVGHEHHIRAVPITVNFLELAFRINAGYRPNTHDKTTVVQLEEVVEDVRRIVKQTQCLSVQKGDVEWELIDDEVEDEIIVERR